Proteins encoded within one genomic window of Gadus macrocephalus chromosome 16, ASM3116895v1:
- the bcap29 gene encoding B-cell receptor-associated protein 29: MTLQWKAVAVFLYGEIGIVILLCLPFISATRWQSIFKLNIWNSVARFWNKGFLAMIIFLIVLFLDAVREVRKYSNMEPGRDPKVGAVRYDHVYMKLFGAQRNLYISGFSLFLWLVVRRMVTLINQLATLHLTSAALQIQADSNNQAVIKNMENNELLKQTLTEGKGDKSTTEGREQLKKEVEMLKEELKTSGEALKESQSDAEAVKRQSDGLAREYDSLLNKHQLLQNTEDSEDKKDN; encoded by the exons ATGACTCTACAGTGGAAAGCCGTGGCCGTGTTCCTTTATGGGGAGATTGGCATTGTTATCCTGCTATGTTTGCCCTTTATTTCTGCTACaag ATGGCAGAGCATATTCAAGCTGAACATTTGGAACAGTGTGGCGAGGTTCTGGAACAAGGGGTTTCTGGCCATGATCATCTTTCTTATTGTTCTCTTCCTTG ACGCCGTGCGAGAAGTTAGGAAGTACTCCAACATGGAGCCTGGCAGAGATCCAAAGGTTGGCGCAGTCCGGTATGACCACGTGTACATGAAGCTCTTCGGAGCCCAGCGGAACCTTTACATCTCTGGCTTCTCGCTCTTCCTCTGGCT GGTGGTGAGGCGAATGGTCACCCTAATAAACCAGCTGGCCACATTGCACCTCACCTCCGCCGCACTCCAGATACAGGCCGACAGCAATAACCAGGCAGTCATAAAGAACATGGAGAACAATGAGCTTCTAAAACAA ACCCTGACTGAAGGGAAGGGGGATAAGTCTACCACAGAGGGCAGGGAGCAGTTGAAGAAAGAGGTGGAGATGCTTAAAGAAGAATTAAAGACCTCAGGCGAAG CGCTGAAGGAGTCCCAGTCAGATGCCGAGGCTGTGAAGAGACAGTCAGACGGATTGGCCAGAGAGTATGATAGCCTTCTGAATAAGCACCAACTGCTACAG AACACTGAGGACAGTGAAGACAAAAAGGACAACTAG